A single region of the Amphiura filiformis chromosome 7, Afil_fr2py, whole genome shotgun sequence genome encodes:
- the LOC140157177 gene encoding uncharacterized protein, translated as MVMKLLKPFSCAFCRLELHSLNKLKTHVNRHLIKYVRARRYKSTFCQKNLSKKGELQRLLNNHRDLWYRCENCLNIKANPHGCEYCQKCFVRTSGSVKHIRSHHNKEKPYQCEYCEKRFTRRQSLTYHIRIHTKEHLYQCEYCQKGFPRQKTLVEHIRTHTKEKPYQCGYCGKCFAQKSNLTRHIRSHTGESAVTKEKPYQCEYCQKCFATKSNLVNHIRTHTKEKPFQCEYCQKCYAHKHVLVAHIRTHTKEKPFKCEYCQKCFSRQTVLLDHIRTHTKEKPFQCKYCQKCFAARSGLARHIRSHTGEKPFAKEKSYQCEYCQKCFSEKSNLVSHIRTHTKEKPFQCEYCQKCFADGSSRSRHIRTHTKEKPFQCEYCRTCFARKGVLVEHIRTHTKEKPFQCEYCQKCFARASNLRKHIRTHTKEKPFQCEYCQKRFAQKYNLVSHIRTHTKEKPFQCEYCQKCFARKGDLVVHIRIHTKENPFE; from the coding sequence ATGGTAATGAAACTTTTGAAGCCATTTTCTTGTGCATTTTGCAGACTCGAACTACATTCCTTGAACAAATTGAAAACCCACGTTAACAGGCATCTTATTAAATATGTGCGGGCTCGTAGATACAAAAGTACATTTTGTCAGAAAAACTTGTCAAAAAAAGGTGAGCTGCAAAGACTATTGAATAACCACAGGGATTTATGGTACCGGTGTGAAAACTGTTTAAACATCAAAGCAAACCCTCATgggtgtgagtactgtcagaaatgttttgtccGAACAAGTGGCTCTGTGAAGCATATCAGAAGTCACCAcaacaaagagaaaccttatcagtgcgagtattgtgaGAAACGTTTTACAAGAAGACAAAGCCTCACATACCACATTAGAATTCATACTAAAGAACACttatatcagtgtgaatattgtcagaaaggTTTCCCCCGACAAAAAACCCTAGTGGAACATAttagaactcacacaaaagagaaaccttatcagtgcggGTATTGTGGGAAATGTTTTGCCCAAAAAAGTAACCTTACACGCCACATCAGATCTCACACTGGAGAGAGTGCCGTtacaaaagagaaaccttatcagtgtgagtactgtcaaaaatgttttgccacAAAAAGTAACCTTGTGaatcatatcagaactcacaccaaagagaaaccctttcagtgcgagtactgtcagaaatgttatgcCCATAAACATGTCCTTGTGgcccatatcagaactcataccaaagaaaaaccctttaagtgtgaatactgtcagaaatgcttcTCCCGACAAACTGTCCTATTGGACCatattagaactcacaccaaagagaaaccctttcagtgtaaatactgtcagaaatgttttgcagccAGAAGTGGCCTTGCACGCCACATCAGATCTCACACTGGAGAAAAACCCTTTGCAAAAGAGAAAtcttatcagtgtgagtactgtcagaaatgtttttccgAAAAAAGTAACCTTGTGagtcatatcagaactcacaccaaagagaaaccctttcagtgtgagtactgtcagaaatgttttgctgatGGAAGTAGCCGTTCacgccacatcagaactcacaccaaagagaaaccctttcagtgtgagtactgtcggACATGTTTTGCCCGAAAAGGTGTCCTTGTCGAACATATcaggactcacaccaaagagaaaccctttcagtgtgaatactgtcagaaatgttttgcacgggCTAGTAATCTTAGAaagcacatcagaactcacactaaagagaaaccctttcagtgtgagtactgtcagaaacgTTTTGCCCAAAAATATAACCTTGTGtcccatatcagaactcataccaaagagaaaccctttcagtgtgagtactgtcagaaatgttttgcccgaAAAGGTGACCTTGTCGTACATattagaattcacaccaaagagaatcCCTTTGAATAG